In a genomic window of Nostoc sp. UHCC 0870:
- a CDS encoding Uma2 family endonuclease: MVTLQFRQLSVPPGHRVILQNINWQEFEAILTELGDHRATRLAYIQGTLEIRMPLPKHEVAKVIIGDMVKILLEELEIDCESFGSTTFKREDMSFGVEPDDSFYIKNHARMIGKERIDLTVDPPPDLVIEVDVTSKTQLAAYEALRVPELWRYEKGRLQINILQDGKYVESEISPTFPNLPIVEAISQFYEQSQTIGRSPTLRSFRNWVRAQI, encoded by the coding sequence ATGGTAACACTTCAATTCAGACAATTAAGTGTACCGCCAGGACATAGAGTAATACTCCAAAATATTAACTGGCAAGAATTTGAGGCAATTCTCACCGAACTAGGCGACCATCGTGCAACTCGGTTGGCTTACATTCAGGGAACGTTGGAGATAAGAATGCCATTACCGAAGCATGAGGTAGCCAAAGTCATCATTGGTGATATGGTAAAAATTCTCTTGGAAGAATTAGAAATTGATTGTGAATCCTTTGGCTCAACAACCTTTAAACGTGAAGATATGAGTTTTGGTGTAGAGCCTGATGATTCTTTCTATATTAAAAATCACGCTCGGATGATTGGGAAAGAACGTATCGACCTAACAGTTGACCCACCACCCGACTTAGTTATTGAAGTTGATGTCACCTCTAAAACTCAACTTGCAGCCTACGAAGCCTTAAGAGTCCCTGAACTGTGGCGATATGAAAAAGGCAGACTCCAAATAAACATCCTTCAAGATGGCAAGTATGTTGAGTCAGAAATCAGTCCAACTTTTCCCAACTTGCCAATTGTGGAAGCAATTTCTCAATTCTATGAACAAAGCCAAACTATAGGGAGAAGTCCAACACTCAGGTCATTTAGGAACTGGGTAAGAGCGCAAATTTAG
- a CDS encoding Uma2 family endonuclease, with translation MAISLLEQPTEEKLVTVHGVSWEQFQIIAAQLEDNREVRLTYLAGVMEIMSPVGDKHEYVKTTLGYLLEAYMREKGIRFYGRGGFTLEEPGYASGTPDESYCIGSNKETPDIVIEVIVTSGTINRKDLYKPKRIPEVWFWKANQIQIFCLNEQGEYEEVNRSRFFPDLDPALLLHYISMPDQYDAVQEFIQTIRNNLSY, from the coding sequence ATGGCAATCTCATTATTAGAACAGCCAACAGAAGAAAAATTAGTCACTGTTCATGGCGTTTCTTGGGAACAGTTCCAAATCATCGCCGCACAACTAGAAGATAACCGAGAAGTCAGACTAACTTATTTAGCAGGGGTAATGGAAATTATGTCTCCCGTTGGAGATAAACACGAGTACGTGAAAACAACTCTCGGTTATTTACTCGAAGCTTATATGAGGGAGAAAGGTATCCGCTTCTACGGTCGCGGTGGTTTTACCTTAGAAGAACCAGGGTATGCTTCTGGTACACCGGATGAATCTTACTGCATTGGGAGTAATAAAGAAACACCCGACATTGTAATTGAAGTTATCGTCACCAGTGGAACTATTAATAGGAAAGATTTATACAAGCCCAAGAGAATACCCGAAGTTTGGTTCTGGAAAGCTAATCAAATTCAAATATTCTGTCTGAATGAGCAGGGAGAATATGAAGAAGTCAACCGGAGTAGATTTTTCCCAGATTTAGACCCAGCTTTGCTGCTGCATTATATTTCTATGCCTGACCAATATGATGCTGTGCAGGAATTTATTCAAACTATTAGAAATAACCTAAGTTACTAA
- a CDS encoding PIN domain-containing protein, whose product MNGRVLIDTNILVYIYDPLDSTKQEKAIAVTDHLIRSGKAVISTQVMGEFFMATTRTRRLLLTPAEALERMRNYLAACHVVDITRLITLEAIRGVETHHFQFWDAQIWATARLNQIEEIYSEDFASGSMVEGVRFTNPFQGGF is encoded by the coding sequence ATGAACGGTAGAGTGTTAATTGATACGAATATTTTGGTTTATATTTACGATCCACTAGATAGTACAAAACAAGAAAAGGCGATCGCAGTTACTGACCACTTGATTCGTTCGGGTAAAGCTGTAATTAGTACCCAGGTAATGGGAGAGTTTTTCATGGCAACAACCCGTACTCGAAGGTTACTTTTGACTCCTGCTGAGGCACTGGAGCGAATGCGTAACTATTTAGCTGCTTGTCATGTTGTTGATATTACACGACTCATCACCTTAGAAGCGATTCGTGGTGTAGAAACTCATCATTTTCAGTTTTGGGACGCGCAAATTTGGGCGACAGCGCGACTTAATCAAATTGAAGAAATTTACAGTGAGGATTTCGCATCCGGTTCTATGGTTGAGGGCGTGAGGTTTACCAATCCTTTTCAGGGCGGGTTTTGA